CGAACTGCGGGCCGAACTGGTCTTGACTGCGCCGCGGGAGCTGGACGACCGGTTGTTATTCCTGTGCGGGCCCTACAGCTGGCCACCTTTGCGTGTCGGGCAGCGGATCAGCCGGCTGGTGTTATCGCCTGCCGATTTGTTGGGCAAACTGGGCTTTGTCAAGGAGGGGCAGTTCTACGAATTTGCCTATGCCGGGAGTGGCGTGCTGGCCCGGTATCACATCGACCGGCGGGATATGCTGATCTGGGCGGAAGCCAGTTGGCCGCAGGGCAGGGATGAATTGACACGTCTGTTTGCTGCAGTGGAGGAATTGGCCGGGCGGGTGATCAGCCTTGCTCTCTGAAATCTGGCCCCTGGTGGCAGCGCTGCGCCGGGCCGGTCTGGATATCAGCACCCGTCAGGTGCAGGATTTTTTGCGTGCCTGGCATTTACTGGGACCCGAGCGGGAAAACCTGCTCTTAGCTATGCAGGCCTGCTGGGGTACGGGGGAATGGTCCAGGCTGGTGTTGGAGCGCATTGTCCACTATTATTTCTCCAGCCTGCCCCTGCCCGGGACCTGGCCGGGCGGCGGGGATGGGGACAGCAGTAATGTCGGGTCGGGTGCTCCGGGTAGCCTGCCGCCGAGTGCCGGGCCGGTGCTGCGGCGCACGCTGACCTGCCAGCAGCTGGCTGCCAGGATGGAGAACCTGCGCCGGAGCCTGCGGGCCGAGTTTGCTGCCGGGGCGGAGGAGAATGGTCAGGCGGGGTGCGGTGCGGGCCGGCGCACCGGCCGGGCCGGCGGGCGGGCGCTGGACAGGAACGGGCCGGGCGGGGTGGATACGCCGGGCGCAGGGCTGCTGGTGAGCGCCCTGGATTCGGAGGTGCCGGAGCAGGAAGTGGTGGCCGGGTTGATCCGGCAGTTGCCCCCGCGGGCAGAAGAAAGCCTGGCCGCCTGGCTGGGGCGCCTGCGTCGGGCGACCGGTTGGGCGGAGCGGGAAAAAAGTGAGCCGGGACAGCAAGGAGAATTTGCTGCTCTGGCCAGGGTGTGGCAGACAGAGGCCGAGCGCTACTGGTGGCAAAACCGGCCCGCCCAAAGAGAGGAAATTTACCAGCGTTACCGCCTGGCCGAGGTGAGCTTTAACTGTCTGGACCGGGAGCAGTTTGCTGCTCTGCAAAAGCAGGTGCTCAGGCTGGGCCGCAAGCTGGCCCACCGGCCGGGTTACCGCTATCGTCCGGCTTCCCGCGGCCAGGTGGACCTGCGGCGCAGCGTGGCGGCGGCCGCCCGCCAGCAGGGGATCCCGCTACGCCTTTACTTCCGGCGACGGGTGCCGGCGCGACCGGCGCTGGTTATTCTCTGCGATGTTTCGGGCTCGGTGGCGCCCTTCAGCGCCTTTATGCTGTTGCTGGTCTACGCCATGCAGAGCAGCTTTGCCAGTGTGCGCACCTTTGCCTTCGTGGAGGAAGTGAGCGAGATCACCCCTTTACTGCGCCAGGCCAGGCCGGAGAGTGTTCTGGATGATATTTACCGGCAGACCTCCGTCTGGCAGAGTGGCTTTTCCGACTACGGGCGGGTGTGGCAGCAGTTTGCCGCGCAGTTTGCCGGTGTCCTCACGCCCGAGCACATCCTGCTGGTGCTGGGCGATGCCCGCAACAATTACAAGCCTTCCGGTGTGGAGTACATGGCCGGCGTGGCCCGGCGGGTAAAAAAGGTATACTGGCTCAACCCGCTGCCGGCAGCCGCCTGGCAGGGTGAGGACTGCATTATGTCGGTTTATGCCGTCCACTGTGCGCAGGTCTTTGAGTGTCGCAATCTGGCCCAATTGGCCCGGGTGGCGGAGACAATTTTTTAAAGAAAAAATGCTTGACAGTGATTTTGCGGTTGTGGTAATATAACTATTGCACTGAGGAATGCGGCAGTGGCGGAATTGGCAGACGCGTAAGATTCAGGTTCTTATGGGCAGTACGCCCGTGGGGGTTCAAGTCCCTTCTGCCGCACCAGGCAGGCTGCAGGTATGCAACGCGTACCTGCAGCCTTAGTTTTTGCCCGGGGTAGATTCGCGCCGGGGAGGAGGCCGGTAGCCGGGCACAAAAAAGCCAGCCATTGCAAAATGACTGGCTTTGTTTATTTAGGCTACGTGCACGTCTTCCATATAGTAGAGCACATACGCCCGTTCCGGATCCTGCCGGATAATGTCCATGACCTGGGGTCCGACAGAGATTTCACCAACAAAGTTGAAGCTGGCATTTATATCGAAATCCTCCACATCCAGCACTTTAAAACACTCCAGAACAGGATGGGGGTCGCGGGTGGGGCGCTGGATAGCCTGATACTGAGCCCTGGCTTCCTCTGCAGAATCGGCAAAGATGATGTGCGTGTTCGTGGGATGACGCATGTTATAACCTCCTGTGCATATTTTGTGATTAATCATTCAGGTGATTATATTTTACTAGATATAATTATAGAATACAAGTACAGCAGAATAATCATAAATTATAATTGTTATTCAAAATAAAGCAGGGAAAATAATCTATGCAGGGAAATATTTTATTACCGGTTTTCTGACCGGACCTCCGGCTGGATGGAGAAGGGAAGATATTATATCAAAATGTTTCGGGCAAGTTGTGTTCGTCCGCCTGTCAAGTGGGCTGGCGGCAAAAGCCAGCTGATTCCCAAGATGCAATTGCTTTTTCCCCGGCGCAGCACCTACAACCTGTACATTGAGCCCTTTTTGGGGGGCGGGGCGGTATTTTTCCACCTGCAGCCCGAGCGGGCGGTGCTGATTGACAGCAACCCCGAACTGATGAACTTTTACCAGGTGGTGCGGGAAAAACTGCCGGCCCTCCTGGCCGACCTGACAAAGCATGTTTGTGAGAAGGAGTATTATTACTATATACGGGATTTGCCTGTGGAAGGTTTGAGCGACGTGGAAAGGGCCTCGCGCTTTTTATTCTTGAACAAGACTGCGTATAACGGCCTGTGGCGGGTAAACCGGCAGGGTAAATTTAATGTTCCCTTCGGACGCTATGCCAACCCCCGGCTTTACCGGGCAGAACACCTGCAGCGCGTATCTGTCGCCCTGCAGAAGGCTGAACTCATTTGCGGCGATTTCAGCCTGGTGCTGGATCACGCCGCACCGGGCGCCTTTGTCTATTTTGATCCTCCTTACCACCCGCTTTCCGAGACGTCTCGCTTTACCAGCTATACGGCCGGGGCGTTTGGCAGTGCCGACCAGCGCCGCCTGTCGGAAGTGTTTCGCGAACTGGACGGAAAAGGATGCCTGCTCATGCTCAGCAACTCTGACACGCCGCTGATCCGAGAGCTTTACGCGGGCTACAACATTTATGTTGTGCAGGCCAGGCGCAACATTAATTGCCAGGCCAAGGGTCGGGGAGCGGTTGATGAACTGATCATAACCAACTATTTACCGTGAATTTTTGCTTGACATTGTCCTCTGTTGTGCTATAATAACACTTGCGGTTCGCAAGGACGGCAGGAAAAAATGCGGCAGTGGCGGAATTGGCAGACGCGTAAGATTCAGGTTCTTATGGGCAGTACGCCCGTGGGGGTTCAAGTCCCTTCTGCCGCACCAAAAAAACGGTTCACTACGTTTTGCAGCGTGGTGAACCGTTTTTTATGTGCATGGACTTTATCTGTTGCTGAATGCCGGCGCTGAGCGTTTTTGCCGGGCTGTTGTTCAGAACATGCTGCCGCTGCTTCTTTCCTGCTTGCTCAGTTTGGTCATCAGACCGGCCAGGACCTGCCTTTCCTGCTGGTCGGCCACGCTCCAAAGCTCCTTGAGTGCCTTTTGTTCCGGGTTGGCCGGCTGTACGTTTTCCGCCAGCACGTCGCCCGCCTGTTTGGCCAGAGAAACAATCCTTTCCCGGGAGATACCTAGTTCTTCGGCAAATTCCACAGCCTGACCCAGGAAGTGTTTCCAGTTATCCCAGCTGGTATTGATCTTGGTTTTAATATCCATAACCTCATCCTCCCCGGTAAATTTTTCAATAGTATAAACTTTTGTCAGAAAGATTATACCAGTTGGGGCAGTATCAACCGGCGCCTCTACAGACACGAATGGATAGGCCGGCGCATATTGTAAATAAAAAACGACTTTTGTTAGCCCTGATGGGAGGGTGGGTGTACTGATAAAATGAAAATCGGTGACATTGTGACCAGGAAGATCTTTGGTGAGGAGATGCAGTTCTGTATCCTGGGGTTTTACACTCACTACGAAACAGGGGAGAAAATAGCCATATTGGCTTTGCTGGATCCCAACCTGATTACAGAAGCCACGGTACAGGAACTCTCCCCGGTTTCCGCCCGGCATTTGTTTGCCCTGACAAATAGCGGTCACCTGCATTGAACTGCTTGTGTTTTGCGCAAGCAGTTTTTTGCTTTACCGACAAGGATTAGGGGCGGGAAAGGGGAATAATACTAATGGGACATGGAGGTGGTTAAAATTAGCAACCAAGCGCAGATGAGCGAACTGGCGCAGAAAGCGCTGGATGCGGTCCGGCGGAAGGGGGCCGGGCTGGCCGAAGTATATATCAGCAACAACAAAGAGCTTACGGTAGAGGTGCGCCACGGGCGGGTGGAGACGCTCAAGCTAACTGAAGAGCGCGGCCTGGGCATGCGCGTCTTGCTGGGGGACAGGATGGGTTTTGCCTTTACCACGGATCTGACGCCAGGCGGCGTGGAGGAGGTGGCGGGACGGGCTTACCAGAACGCTGCTGCGGCGACACCCGATCAGTATCGTACCATTCCCCGGCCGGCGGAGCGCTACCCGGAGGTGGATGTTTTCGACCCGGCCATTCGCGCGGCCACAGTGGAAGAAAAGACTGCGCTGGCCATGCAGATGGAACAGGTGGCGCGGGATTACGACCCGCGCATCAAAATCATTGAGAGCGCGGTTTACCAGGATGGCGAGGCGGAGGTCTTCTTATACAATACGCACGGTATGCAGCTGAGCTACCGCTCGGCGGCCTGCGTTCTATACCTGGCGCTGGTGGCCGGGCAGGAGGATGACCATCAGACCGGCTTTGCTATTGACTATGTGTTGCGCTATAAAGATTTAAACCCCGAAAAGGTGGGGCGGGAAGCGGCGCGCAAAGCTGTGTCCATGCTGGGTGCCCGGCCGGTTTCCACCATGACCGTGCCGGTGGTTTTGGATCCGTATGTGGCCACCAGTTTCCTCGGTTTGCTGGCCCCTTCCCTGTCGGCGGATGCGGTACAGAAAAACCGCTCTTTGCTGGCCGAGCGGCTGGGTCAGGCCGTAGCGGCGGCCCATGTGCAAATCATTGACGATGGCTCTTTGCCCGGCGGGATAGCTTCGGCTCCCTTTGACGGGGAAGGTGTGCCCACCCGGCGCACTGTCCTGGTGGACGGAGGTGTGCTAAAGGCATTTTTGCACAACGCCTATACGGCGGCCCGGGAGGGCGTACAGTCCACCGGCAACGGGGTGCGCCATTCCTATAAAGCCACGCCCGAAGTGGGCCACACCAACCTGTTTATAGCTGCCGGCAATACGGCTCCGGAAGCAATGATTAAAGACATTTCCCGTGGCCTGTACATCACCGAGGTGCTGGGTATGCACACTGCCAACCCCATCTCGGGCGACTTCAGTGTGGGGGCGACCGGCCTGCTGATTGAAAACGGGCAGCTGACCAGGCCGGTACGGGGTGTGACCCTGGCTGGCAATATCATTGACGTGCTGCAAAAAATCAGCGGCATTGGCCATGATCTCACTTTTTACGGCAGCAAGGGTTCGCCCACGCTGCTGGTCGCCGCGCTGACGGTGGGTGGCCATTAAAACTGTGCTGGGGAAACTTTGCAAGGTGCCCTGACTGTGGTAAAATATCAGCGTGCGTTCTGGCGGATTAACTGATGTAATCTTGAGGGGCGAATACATTGAAGATTCTTGTGTTACACGGTGTGAATCTGAACCTGCTGGGACAGCGGGAAAAGGCCATCTACGGCCAGGCCACGCTGGACGACATCAATAGCGGTTTGCGGGAACTGGCCGGGCAACTGGGTGTGGAACTGGAGTGCCGGCAGTCCAACCATGAGGGTCAGCTGGTGGACTGGCTGCAACAGGCTCCGGGACAGTATGCGGCCGTGGTTTTCAACCCGGGAGCCTATACCCATTACAGCATTGCTCTGCGGGACGCCATTGCCGCTATTGCTATTCCGGTGATAGAAGTGCACCTTTCCAATATTTATGCCCGGGAGGATTTCCGCCACCGTTCTGTACTGGCGCCGGTGGCAGCCGGTCAGATCAGCGGGATGGGCGTGCTGAGCTACCGCCTGGGCTTGCTGGCGGCAGTGGAACTGGTGCGCGGTGGGAGAAATGACGGGGAGGAAAAATGTATCACAGCAGACTGAAAAACTTGCGGTCGGCTATGCAGGAGGCCGGCCTGGACGCGCTTTTGGTACAGGTACCGGAAAACAGATATTATCTTTCCGCTTTTACCGGCAGCACCGGAGCGCTCTTGATCACTGACAGCGAGTGCTTTTTCTTTACCGACTTCCGGTACATAGAACAGGCGGCCCAGCAGTGTCCGCATTGCACGGTGGTGCGGGTGCAGG
This window of the Desulfurispora thermophila DSM 16022 genome carries:
- a CDS encoding VWA domain-containing protein, whose amino-acid sequence is MLSEIWPLVAALRRAGLDISTRQVQDFLRAWHLLGPERENLLLAMQACWGTGEWSRLVLERIVHYYFSSLPLPGTWPGGGDGDSSNVGSGAPGSLPPSAGPVLRRTLTCQQLAARMENLRRSLRAEFAAGAEENGQAGCGAGRRTGRAGGRALDRNGPGGVDTPGAGLLVSALDSEVPEQEVVAGLIRQLPPRAEESLAAWLGRLRRATGWAEREKSEPGQQGEFAALARVWQTEAERYWWQNRPAQREEIYQRYRLAEVSFNCLDREQFAALQKQVLRLGRKLAHRPGYRYRPASRGQVDLRRSVAAAARQQGIPLRLYFRRRVPARPALVILCDVSGSVAPFSAFMLLLVYAMQSSFASVRTFAFVEEVSEITPLLRQARPESVLDDIYRQTSVWQSGFSDYGRVWQQFAAQFAGVLTPEHILLVLGDARNNYKPSGVEYMAGVARRVKKVYWLNPLPAAAWQGEDCIMSVYAVHCAQVFECRNLAQLARVAETIF
- a CDS encoding metallopeptidase TldD-related protein; its protein translation is MEVVKISNQAQMSELAQKALDAVRRKGAGLAEVYISNNKELTVEVRHGRVETLKLTEERGLGMRVLLGDRMGFAFTTDLTPGGVEEVAGRAYQNAAAATPDQYRTIPRPAERYPEVDVFDPAIRAATVEEKTALAMQMEQVARDYDPRIKIIESAVYQDGEAEVFLYNTHGMQLSYRSAACVLYLALVAGQEDDHQTGFAIDYVLRYKDLNPEKVGREAARKAVSMLGARPVSTMTVPVVLDPYVATSFLGLLAPSLSADAVQKNRSLLAERLGQAVAAAHVQIIDDGSLPGGIASAPFDGEGVPTRRTVLVDGGVLKAFLHNAYTAAREGVQSTGNGVRHSYKATPEVGHTNLFIAAGNTAPEAMIKDISRGLYITEVLGMHTANPISGDFSVGATGLLIENGQLTRPVRGVTLAGNIIDVLQKISGIGHDLTFYGSKGSPTLLVAALTVGGH
- a CDS encoding DNA adenine methylase; its protein translation is MFRASCVRPPVKWAGGKSQLIPKMQLLFPRRSTYNLYIEPFLGGGAVFFHLQPERAVLIDSNPELMNFYQVVREKLPALLADLTKHVCEKEYYYYIRDLPVEGLSDVERASRFLFLNKTAYNGLWRVNRQGKFNVPFGRYANPRLYRAEHLQRVSVALQKAELICGDFSLVLDHAAPGAFVYFDPPYHPLSETSRFTSYTAGAFGSADQRRLSEVFRELDGKGCLLMLSNSDTPLIRELYAGYNIYVVQARRNINCQAKGRGAVDELIITNYLP
- a CDS encoding DUF3243 domain-containing protein; protein product: MDIKTKINTSWDNWKHFLGQAVEFAEELGISRERIVSLAKQAGDVLAENVQPANPEQKALKELWSVADQQERQVLAGLMTKLSKQERSSGSMF
- the aroQ gene encoding type II 3-dehydroquinate dehydratase; this translates as MKILVLHGVNLNLLGQREKAIYGQATLDDINSGLRELAGQLGVELECRQSNHEGQLVDWLQQAPGQYAAVVFNPGAYTHYSIALRDAIAAIAIPVIEVHLSNIYAREDFRHRSVLAPVAAGQISGMGVLSYRLGLLAAVELVRGGRNDGEEKCITAD